From the Huiozyma naganishii CBS 8797 chromosome 13, complete genome genome, the window CGACAATTTCGTCCCAGTTATAGATGGGTTCATGGAACAGTTGGGGATTAAACTGTTGAACAATTTGACAGTCAGCGCTAAAGATCCGCTGAGGGAGGGATCTTTCATTGACAGGCTGACTGAATTGCAGAGCGGAATACTGGAAGAGTACTCGATAACCTTGAGCGACTTCCAAAGTTGCAACCTACTAAGATCGACAGAGGAGGGCAATGAGAGATTTAAAGAGTTCGTAGAGCTAACCGTCCAGGATATAAAACAACAGGAGATCAAGTACATACTGAAGAAGATTAAGAAGAACCTCAGCTTCCAAATCAAGGACGATACGATTGCTCTGTTGTCCAATCCAACTGAAAGCGTTTGGGATCATGTCATGCAAAAATTCAACGCCAACATAGACGTCAACCTCGTGAAATATCGCAAGGACGCCAGTGAGGATTCCGTCGGTTACGACTTTCAAGTCGGGTTGACAAGCGAAGAAAACGACATTACTTACCAGCAGATTCGCTTCTTTGCTTGGTCGATTCTATCAAACGTTGTTCACGATTATCTAAAGCCAGACACTATAGTATCGATTTTGAGAGACAGGTTTGAAAACAAATTCAGAtacgacgacaacgactCTCCTATCATGTGGAAAAATGAGGCGCAAATTGACGAGTCCTTTAGAATTGCCAAGGAGCATGCACTGGAAGTATTCAACGTGCTTTGCATCGCAAAGGACTCAAACAACGTGGAAATCGTCCCTGATGTCGACTTGGCGGAAGGTGAAGATAAATATGACGTCGATTCAGGTGTGTACCATATGGAACGGTTTGCCCACTTACTTAATGAATCcgaaaaggagaaagttttgaaacaaTTTAGAAGGCAGATCAACGTTTCGGTGATCGATTCCAAGAGATCCATCATCACGGCGACAACACACATACCTATATGGATTTACGGATTAATTGTTGTCCTTGGATGGAACGAATTCATGTACGTGCTGAGAAATCCATTGTACGTCAGTTTGTTGCTGATGGGGTTTGTCgggtttttctttctaAACAAGTTCGGGTTGTGGACCCCAGTTCTGAATGTCGTTCAAACTGCAGTCGGTGAGAGTAGAGCAACTATCAAAAGcaaattgaaggaattTGTTATGGAAGACGACGATATTAAAAAGCCAGTAATCCAAGAACCAATAACTCCTGAAGACTCTATGGATGAAAAATCTGAAAAGGCTATGGATAGTGAATGAGGTGCACTCTTATATATGACGTTATTTAGTGTTTGTCAAATTCTTGACAGTTTGAAGTTACGTGGACCGCTCTCTGTAGTAAGTTTAAGTCATATGAACTGATCCCATTCGTGAAAGAGccgttgaagttgttcgTGCTCGAACTCTTCACTACACAAGAAAATATACTCCAAAGCCTCTTTCCAGAAAGAAATCAAATTGTCCAGATCTTGCAAAGTTTCAGGTGGTCGTAATAAGACATCGGGCAAGCCCTTCCATTGATCCATGTGATTTAGTGAACTGTTGTTCAAATACCCAGAAAATACGGAAATCCAATACTCACAAATGCAAGTGACGCAATCGTGCAAGCTTGACAGGTTATTGGGGTCAAACCCGATTAAAGCTAAATCATTGCCATAGCTCTCTATCATACATTTATTgacagcagcaacagctAGCTTTTCGATTTGCTCGAAAATCCCAGCCCCTTCTTCGTGAACGTTATCAAGAAGATTTTCTTTAGTCCTCTCAAGGACTTGATCTCCCTTTGATCCGCCAATATTATCAATATTTGTACCACTACCATCACCGAATTTTAGCATATTCTCCTGATACGCCCTTTGAGCAATTAGTTCGCTGGTCATTCCTTTCCGGTATGATACCGTCAGCACCTCCTCTGTGAGTGCTTTCAAGCAGAGGTTCTTGTCGTTTGACAATAGGATGGTGAAGCATCCTAttatttctttgaaatataAGCAACAATCCAGAATGGAATCGTCCTTGGTAGCCGCCGGATTGATTCTTTGCTTCAGCTTTTGTCCAATTATGCCCGAATGTAAATTAGCCAGGTTTTTATAAATCCAGTCATTGCCGGCTCTTGCAAGTTTTGAAATCTCCGCGTTGTTACTCGTCTTCAAGCCATCTAGTTCTTTGATCACAGTCCTTGGAATGACTATAATATGATGGTATTGTTCACTCAATTGTTTTAGGCCCTCCAAAGTTTGTAAATGCGATATGATAAAATTACTGTCCAATATAAAGGCAGTTTGTAGTCTTTTCGGATCCATCGATATATTATCGGTTTCATTCAGTCTCAACCTACTATATTTGTTCTCGATGGGGTGCGTTCGTTGGTCAGATAAGtaatttgaaacagattcAATTTCCATTTCATCATCCATATCCTTCCTATGAACATCTTCTTGCCCctcttcattttttccaaaaaggTTTGGCTGCTTTGACCCGGACCCCACTTCTATGTGTTCAGATGAGTTATTCTGTACATTGTATAAAGTATCTCGTTTGGCCGTATCTGAGTCATTCCTCTGTTCGTCCTGTATCTTTCTCCTTCTAGCCCTTGTCTTGTTATGTTGCTTCATGTTTGGCTCACTCCCGTCCTCCCCGTCATGCATTATTATTCTGTCCAGGTCTGCCAGACTGTACTTATGATCGCTTTTGGTTATTTGCTTCAAAGCATGTAATTGTGTCGCACTTGGCTCCATGGAAGCCTGCCTGTTCGAACGGGCATTGGACCTCCCGCTATGGATCGATTGAAGTACCATGGCCCCCTGTGGTGCTCTCCGGAGCACCCCATCAAGCTGTCAAACTTCAAAGGTGGGTCTCTATCTCtatttatattttataTCTTATACGTATCAGAAAACGGGCATTACGTATCATGTGACAAGCACCAGCAAATGTCACTGAGGAACAGCGACTGTTCCGCGATTCGCCTCAAGGGGACAACCAAAAGGCAGCATTGTATCACATCTAAGACATCTGTCTCATCCCACTGTACTTCTGTCTTCTGCAATCCCGATAGCAACATATTTGACATACTGATTAGAGCATTTTGGGTAACTGGAGGGAAATTGCGTTTGGGAATGACAGCATTGCTAACACTAAACGAACCCTTGTATCGAGTCTCCCTGAGTAAAGCACAgttctttttcaaatatgGCCATAGATCGAGAAATCGTTTGGCGATAAAGTCCCCTGAGTAATCGATTATCTCTTTTAACGTTTCACAGGCAGCGTTTACGATCGAATGGTCGGTATCGCTGGTGCAACGTACTACAGAATCCCACACTTGCGCAACTTGAGGAAGTAAGAGATCGTATTGAGTAGATAGCATTGACGTAACCATTTTCATAACCTTCAGAATTTGTATCTTTAATGGTTTTGACGGGTGTGTTAGCAGCCTCTCTCCGTACTGGTTGAATTGGATCAAGGTTCTGTACGACTCTCGCGGTATCGGGGATATCCATTCAACTTTTGGAGGGCCATTTTTCAgctgttcctcctcgtcatccgCTTCATCGTCACTATCTTTATCCTCCTGCTTTATTTTCAGTTTGGCATCGAAATACTCTTGAAAATTGGCTGGTTCGTTCTCCCCCAAGGGAAGGTCCTCATCAATCACAGTTGGCGGGGTTTTCACGGAGTTTATTAACCGTTCCATTTGATCCTCAGTTGTCAAACCCCAAGGTTTAAATGTACTATGATTTGAGTGAGGGTCACCAAGTCTGTAAACTGCATCAGTGTTTGGAAGATACAATCTTTTCATCTCTACAGTGACAACCtcaaaaaactgaaatATCTGTTGGCAAAGGTCGTCATATCCGTGGTAGTAATCCAGGAGCTTGAAAATTGTTTCAAGTACATCTTTAAAGGAAAGGACTGTTTCATAGCCTGCCATTTGGCACACGAGCATTAGCACAGTAGTTACCTGACCAGTCATGCCTAAATTCAACCTCTGAGAGATAGATTCAATCATATAATCTACGTTTTGTAATatcaactctttgattGAGCCTTGATATAATACGTTCGATAATGTGACAACGCAATTCGTGGCAAACTGACGTACAGCCGGGGACGAAGAAATGATATCCTCCACGATTGGATAAAGAAAGTCAATTAACTCTGTTTGAAATTCCGCTTGAAGATTTTGGGCCATTATGTTTAGTGAGTATAATATGCAACATCGCGAAAAATCTGTCAACTCATTTTCTAGGGTGGAAAGGCCGCTAATGTATTCTAGAATGGTGTAACtggcttcttcttttgttaTTACGCTAGTATCCGTGACTAGAATTTCGTCTATAGGAGATGTGTCATCGGTGACTGTAGTTTTATGTAACAGCGTAGCCGAAACAAACAGAGATATGCTCTGTCTTATTCTATTATTGTCATTTCCCTCATGGTTAAGTAAATAGTCAATTGTCTCAGCTAATTCACTATCAGACTGAAATGTTTGACCAATTTCCGATATAAACTGGACCAAGATGTATTCTAGTTTTTTGTCTATAACATTGGAAGGAAGTAGTTGCATTTCACTGGGCTCAAGGATAAGACCATGCAATATCACTTTACTGGACTGGACTAATATTTTTTCGTTTGGCTTCTTAATCCGAGAACAAAATAACGAGTCAAGTCCATTTACCACAGCTTCTAGTGCTTCTTTGACAAGCACATTGTTATTTGGATGATTTGATAGACCTGTTTTGATGGCATATTGCAATGAGTTGAACGTTTGTTCAACATGGAATTGTAAGGAATGTGGAATTTGCATGACTAGCTTATTTCTTGCGATATCATATACTGTATCGCTGTAAGTGTACAATTCGACCGACGGACTCTCCCCCAAATTTAGTAATGTTTCGATAAGCAATGGTATGCAATTATTTAATGATTTAGCACAGCTGGATAAAGTCTGTGATATCATGCGTACAAGGGTTTCATTGATCTTTGAGTTATTTCTCTTTATCAGCACGGGTATGCAGTTTTGTAACGCCAGTAATATCTGGCCTCTCGTTGCTTTGAGCCATTTGGAGTCTCTGTGTCTAAATGGTTTTCTAACAgttatttcttgtttcccCAATTCAGCTACATCTTCTAAGCCAGGAACTGTTGTCTGCAATTCTAAATCATCGTATACGTTCATCAAAAGATAGCCGTATAGTTGAATCACCTTGCAAATCACTCTATAATTGACATTGACACCTGGAATACAAAGTACTTTGGTCAGAACAGAGATATTGCCTGGAAGAACATATGAGAGCACTTCATGAGAAAGTAATCGTCTATAGAGTTCGGAGAGAATTCCGCAAATTTTTAGCTGTAAGGAATGATCTTCTGGAGTTTCAAGCAATATCGTCAGTATGAATTGGATGACGTCCGTAAGGTGCGAAAGGAGTCGGAAATCATTGTCTGTGAAAAACGTGGTAGCGTAAGACTGGTTGCCAAGGGcagtaaaaaaaatactgaGAGCATCAATTGTTACGATTTTTGACTGTGAATTCGGCGGTTGGTCAAGATTTTTGATCAGGTAATTGAGTATGGGGAACAACTGTGTAGCCAACTTATCACTGAAGAGTGCTTCATGTTGCCAGTAAATTCGGAACAGCTGTGTGAGGGTCCTTAATACTTCCTTTGTTTGTGGGCGGCCCAATTGGCTTTGGTTTAATATATGAGATATGGGGATGAATACGTATTCCACTAGTTTCCCATTATCACTCCCCTGTGCATCAATATTTTCTAGTGTGGAGTTCAACTCCCTCATATGTTTCAATAATTCTTTCGACTCACCATCAAAGGCATCCTGTGGCAAAAACGCATATTTTGATACGGCGACGCAAATCGGTTTTAGTTCCTGAAACTGCTCCGACATTAGTCGTTATATTCTCGATAAATCACTTTGCAAATCTAAATCTCTCGATACGAATTAAACCAATATAATACTTCCACGCAATATTCCACAAACCAATGATACAGAGCGGGCTGGTCCGGTTTCCAGGTCCCAATGCACTTCCAATGAAGCTGTGTTCGTTCGTATCGATATGGCTGACAGAAGAGTGTCATTACAAACGGATATcagaatttttcactgaGAACCAAAAATTCgatctattttttttgttcaaagagtcgATGGCACCAACGATGACACATTTGAAAACAAGCTCCAGAACACCAGGATAATCGGCTACAATTCCAAATGAGTACTGTGGATGAATTGACGGAACagtttgctgctgtgggaTTTGACGAACCCAAAGTCAAAGAAATTGTTAAAAACAAGAAGGTTGCCGCTTCTTTATCTCAGCTGCTTCTTGAGGCTTCCGCTGACACTGAGTGGGATAAGAGTAACAGAGCACTATTGCATAATCTTGCCACTTTGATTAAGGGTTCAGACCTGCCACATCATGAATGGATTGTTGAAGGGATTGTTTCTGGAGATTTGAAAACTAACTTGCAGATTGATTCTGCattcaaatatttgaaatcGGCTGGTGACAATGCGACAAAGGAATCCCTGAAATCCGAATCCGGTGTTGGTGTCACCGTTACTGAAGATCAGGTAAGAAActctgttgctgtttatTTACAAGACAACAAGGATACGATTATGACCGAAAGGTACAAGATAGTTCCTAAATTGTTTGCCTCCATTAAAAACTTACCTGAGCTGAAGTGGGCTGAACCTCGTTATTTCAAACCAATTATCGACCAAGAGGTTTTGAAAATGTTGGGCCCCAAGGATGAAAGAGATACGGTTAAACCAAAGAAGGCAAAGCAAACCAAGAATCAACAAGACGGCAAGGGCAAGAAAGCTCAAGCCGAAACTGCTAAACCTACCAGAAGCATGTTCAGTGAAGGCTTCTTGGGGGACCTTCACAAGGTTGGCGAAAACCCACAAGCTTACCCTGAGTTGATGGTCGAACATTTGAAAGCCACCGCAGGGAAAGTCCACACTAGATTCCCACCTGAGCCAAACGGGTATTTGCATATTGGTCATTCGAAGGCGATTATGGTAAACTTCGGGTATGCCAAGTACCACGACGGTGTTTGCTACCTAAGATTTGATGACACCAACCCAGAAGCAGAAGCCCCTGAATACTTTGAATCCATTAAAAGAATGGTTTCTTGGCTTGGGTTTGAACCTTGGAAAATTACATACTCCAGTGATTACTTCGACAAATTGTATGAGTTGGCTAAAGTGTTGATCAAAAACGGAAAGGGGTACATCTGCCACTGTACTGCAGAAGAGATTAGACGTGGCCGTGGTATCAAAGAGGATGGGCAACCGGGTGGTGAAAGATTCGGTTGTAAGCATCGCGAAAACTCTATTGAAAAGAACTTGGAAGAATTCGAAAACATGAAAGagggaaaatatcaacCAGGTGAAGCGACTTTGAGAATGAAACAAGATTTCTCTTCCCCAAGCCCTCAAATGTGGGATTTGATTGCCTACAGAGTGTTGAATGCGCCACATCCTAGAACTGGCTCCAAGTGGAAGATTTATCCAACGTATGACTTCACCCACTGTCTAGTCGATTCCTTTGAGAACATTACACACTCTCTGTGCACCACTGAATTCTACTTGTCTCGTGAAAGTTATGAGTGGCTATGTGACCAAGTCCATGTCTTCAGGCCCGCTCAAAGAGAGTATGGTCGTTTGAACATTACCGGTACCATATTATCCAAGCGTAAGATCGCAAAATTAgtcgaagaaaaaattgtacGCGGCTGGGATGATCCAAGGCTGTACACCCTAGAGGCTATCCGGAGACGTGGTGTTCCTCCAGGTGCTATTTTGTCCTTCATCAACACTCTAGGTGTTACGACAAGTGTAACAAATATTCAAGCTGTCAGATTCGAAAGTGCCATCAGAAAGTACTTGGAAGAAACCACCCCAAGACTGATGTTTGTTTTGGATCCAATCGAAGTAGTGGTTGATAACTTACCAGAAGACCATGAGGAACTAGTGGAGGTCCCTTACAAAGCTGGGTCCGCAGAATTTGGCTCTCGTACCCTACCATTCACCAACAGATTCTACATCGACCGTTCCGATTTCTCTGAAACCGTTGATGACAAGGAATTCTTCAGATTAACTCCATCCCAATCAGTAGGTTTGGTGAAAGTCCCACGTACCGTTACGTTTGTAAGTGTTGAAAAGGACGCCAACGGCCACATTACCAGACTGCATGTGAACTACGATTccgaaaagaagaagccaAAGACCTACATTCAATGGGTGCCAGTATCAGCCAAGTACAACTCACCAGTGCGCATTGAAGAAACTCGTGTTTACAAccaattgttcaattccgAGAATCCCTCTGCTGTCGCCGGTggtttcttgaaggacatAAACCCTGAGAGTGAAGTTTGCCACAAGGGatctgttgttgaacacaACTTTCATTCAGTAATGGAAAACAAATTAGAAGTACCACATACTGGTGAATTTTATGTGAAGGAGGATCCAAACGGTAAGGAAACACATAGATTCCAGGGGATGCGCGTTGGGTATTTCACTCTGGACAAAGAATCAACGGCCGATAAGATTATCTTGAATGAAATTGTCGGACTAAAAGATGGTGGCTCCAAATAAGCATCTCCCCTTTAATATATgatgtatgtatgtatgtataaGATACGTGCATCCAAGTCGCCATTTTTTCCTCCATGAGATGGAAGCGCTTCATGTGCTGAGTAAAGTGTCAAACTCAGTGTCAATGTATGATCCGTTTCTCAGTAACGTTTTGACGAGGGAAGGAAGAACCTCCACCTGCATTGGTTCCAATGGGAATTTCTCTCCGTCAACAGATATCAATCCTTCTTCGATATGGGGTACCAGTCTAAACGCAGACACTTTTGAATGTAGCACTTCCGGTTGCATGACGTGTGTCCCATCATCTAGGGACAGTAAGATAGGTGTCATTCGTCTTACTGATGTAGTTGAGTTCATTATGACAAGATCAATAGCGCCATCTGCAGGTAGTGCCGCGGGGAAAAATTTCGTCTTGTCCGCAATGTACGGCATTTTACCTGTGTAGAATATTGACAAATTGTCTGTTATGTCAGAACTGAGACGTTCCCATTCTTCAGGGATAGGATCCGATAATGAATACTTCAAATTGAAGTCTTCTGACGAGATTACACTTTCCTGTGCGGGTGTTGGGGGTGTGgataatgatgatgatgaggcACTCTGCAAATGTTCGTTAAGTGGGTTGCTCTGGGAAAGTGATGcggaggacgacgacgcggGTGGGGAATCGAATATAAGTTCTGCTGTTTTTTTATGAAGCAGGTAATGTACTTTCATGTCatgttttgttttcgcTGCATACTTCACGTACACGTCGCATGCGTAAGTTTTCCCCTGTAAAAGGTTGAATGCGACACCGATGTTGAATCTGATTGGGCCCATCCATCTGATAAACTCTGTGTTTATGTCCGATTCCGCTATTATACCGTATGTTTGCGACAGAAACGACAAGCGGGGTTGGTCGCTGTATGATGGTTGTTGACAGCACATGACGTCTATGCGGGACTCCTGTGATTTCAGCAAGCACAATGCCGCATACGACGTATTCATCGTCCAGTGGCAGGAGATGCTCATTGCGTTGCCGGACCCGCAGGGCAGCTGAGTCACGACAATTTTATTGAAGGCCGCTACACGGTCTATTCGGCGGTATAGTCCGTTTAGCACCTCGTAGGGGATCCCATCGCCTGACGCGCAGACGATCGTGTCGTATTTGTCGATATCCAGGGACTCTGCAATCTCTACGGCATGTCTTGATCTTTCCGTGTACGCGATGTCGTAATCCGACCCACTTGCGTCTAATATTGGCGCAGCCCTTTGAAAGAACAGGTTCTTGGCCTGGCCTTTACCACCGAATGGGTTTATAATGACCAGCATTTTCTTATTCCTTCGAGCGTTCTTATAGCTTCTCTTCAGGATTACCTCCGCAAGGTCCGACGAAGCAGGCGATAGGGGGACGTAGTCTATATTGAGCCTGACAGTCCGTGGCacaacatttttttccaaaggTAGCACAAACACGAGGTCGATCACATAGTCCATGGCGTCGTTCTCTAAGTCCATTGACAAACCGTCATCATCATTCGCTAAAAGCGCAGTACTTATAGTAGTATCCTGTTTCGATTTCTTTGTGGTTTGAGTTGCCCCCAAGGAACGCACATTGTGCGCATTTATTATCCTCCCGTAAGGAATCACGGTATTCATTGGTAAGATACCGCGGCCATTTGAATCGAAGTTGGTCGAATCGCTAAGACAAGTCAAACAGAACATTGACTCGCCTGCCCCACGTTCGTGAGTACCATCATCGCACCCCTTGTCATCCGGACCCGCATCCGGGTCACGCAGCGCATTCGAATGGAAGGACAGAGGGTTGGCATTCTGCGATTTGATCAAAACACCATCGTCCGTAAGAATAGCCCGTGGCAGTGGTTTAAGTCTGAACCTACTCATACTAGCAAATGAGCGTttggtgttgttgctgttgtttttAACTTGAGGGGGGAGTGTCAATGCTCTTCGGTACCAGAAGTATCCAATCAACAGAGAGATGCTTACGATCTTGAGGAGTAGAACCCTCGAGACGGGAAGCACAAAAAGTTGTCACTTCTTAACGTAATATTTCATTCTTACTTAATGCTCTATttctcgtttctttttgcgGAACCGCACGACAGTTGTTTCCCGGTTGGGACGTTCCGTTTCCGCTTTGGGCGATGCCCGTTTTGGCGGTGTGCCGTGGAACGCGGGACCCTGGCGGTCCGGTCCGGGTCCCTGGATAGTTTGCTCACTGTTGGATGGGTGGTTGGGGCAGTAAGAAAGTTACACTTGCGACAGACAAGCATAGCGTTTATTTGACTTGGTTTCACTTTCGAAGTTGTAAAtcaaagaaaataaaatagtGTCGGAGTGGAGACTTTCCCAATATTCCGGAGATATTTCCACTAAAAGAACACAGAGCTTGCCGTTATTTTGAGTGTCTGGGGACTGCTGTACAACAACAGTGGACTTTATCACGTTCtagtcttttttttctgtgttttttgtgtcacaaaaaaCGGTAAATAATAAAATTGAACCTCGTATTGTTTGACGCATACTATGTATAACGATTTTGATAAGTAGTCACCATGGGCCCTGGATCCAGAATTTGGTTTAGGGGCGGGTGGTTCTTTTGTTAATATTCCTACACAAAAATGGGAAAAGGTACCGTACGCTTCTGGTAAAATAATTTGTATTTATTGGTGCTCCATTCCaactctttcttctttcagCTTTTGTACCACTTTTATAACGTTCTAACCGTTCTTTCTTATTCTTTAGAACCTTTTCCCCTTCATTTTACTAGTATCAAAAGACTTTATCATAGCTAATCATAGGCGAGCCGCCAGTCAACACACACAAAAAAGTTATTGGCCAAAAGAAAGATCTTCGTTAGTATCAATTTCAGTCGCTTTATCAAAGAacacaaaaagaagaagcactTCTTTATCACTCGCTactcaacaaaaaagaaccaTGTCGCTAAGAACACCTCCTCACTCAGGTAGTCAATCTCCAAGCACAGGCAGAAAAAGTCGTGCTTTGTCTCTTGATCAGTTGGTGAACAAGGACAATACACCAGGATACACGCCAAATCCAAGACTGGTTCCAATTAGTGAGGAAGCTAAGAATTATCCAGGTGAAGTAACCTTACCTAGTATTAGGAAATTATTTGGGAAGTTTTTGGGCGATGATGCCCCCATCCGTCCTCAAACTGTTCGGTCAACGCCAACATATTATTATTGTCCATATAATCCATTTAGTGAAGGCTCCGCCACTGAAAGACACAATGTTCCACAACTTCAATTGCCAACTAAGACAAACTGGAAACACAAAAATTTTCGCCCTTTCCAACTTTCGGTCGGTTCATTAAAGCCAGCTGAAACGTTGtcaccttcttcaaaaagggaaaaagTGACCAAAAACCGCAAAACCTACCGCAACCCACATCCAATGGACGGGAGACCATGTACCCACTGTAATTCATTGGAGAAGACCCCGGAGTGGCGTTCGGGTCCCTACGGACGCAAGCACAAAATTTGCAATGCCTGTGGTTTATTTTACCTTAAGTTGAAGGCAAAATTTGGTGAGAGAGCCGCCAATTTATTGATGCACTATCGTAAAACCCATGAGGtcaaaaacagaaaagTCCCATCTGTAATTGATATCCCTCATGAGTTTATTGTGCAGTTGAATTTGGCTGTGGagaatgttgaaaaaaatgaggaaatCAATGAGCGTATTGGAACTTCCACCTCAGCCTAAATAGCCTGTCCAAATAGTCATGACGAAGCTTTCGTCATGCACTAGTTTTTTATTTAGTTTAAGTATTTTTTAAGTAGTTATTAATATTGTTCTGGTTTTGGAAGTAAGAAATTCAGGTTATTTTGACAGCACTACACGCAGgacatatatatatatatatttagTGCAGGGGTATATGTTTTAGAACACTTTGAATAAGTGGAGGGTGATTAGGGGAATGCTGcctttttttatattttctCTTCTACCAAAGCTGCTCTACAGGTAATTAAAAAATGGCGTGTCAATAGCATCAGGTGAGTTTCGAACAGCAATAAACGTAAGAAATGGAAGTTTCTGTGGTCTGTGGTGTGTTGCATAAAATTTGTTCCCGGAAAGTGCCGTTTTCAATACCCCATTGTTTAGGGGCTGTCGTACGTTGCTCTTTCTTCGCAACAACTGACATGGAATCAAATTTAACAATAATTTCGCTACTAAAACATCAATACCCCAAATTTTTCTGGATTTCAAAGGGAGGAAGATTCAAGACCCGCTCTACTGTTTTCTAACCTCTCACTTCCACTCTTCCCGTCACTCTGTCGCTGTCCAACTGCTCAGTGACCGCTGTCTCGTCCAATCACGTGACCGCAAAGGCGTTCCTCATCGCCGTTAAAgaattcaaaaacaaaataaacaaacaTTCTAGATCGTGAATTGGCGATTTTGAGGTAACGGGACTTGGTAACCGCCAGTTACCAGGAGTCTCAAGACGGTGTGCGATGGATACCACTGGTCTCGGGAACGACCCGGGCGGAGAAATTGGCAGTGCGAGTGCTATGGAAAAGGACGACATCAATATCACGGTCGCGGTGAGGTGCAGGGGCCGCAATAAGAGGGAGATTGAGGCGAAGAGCCCCATAGTGGTGACAGTCCCGGATGTCACTACGACACCAGAGGTATCGATAAATACGAGTGGCGGGTCCGGTATTGAGGCGCAACTGCAAGCGAAAACTTACACCGTTGATAAAGTTTACGGGCCAGACTCCTCGCAGAAATTGGTGTTTGAAGATTGCGCTGAACCACTGTTTCACGACTTTATGAGAGGGTATAACTGTACCATGTTAGTGTACGGTATGACGTCCACTGGGAAAACTTATACAATGACTGGTGATGTGGAGATGGGAGCAGAGGGCGATGTCAATGGACAAGCCGGTATCGCGCCCAGGATACTGGTGAAACTATTCGAATGCCTTCAGGACGATTACGTGGTTAAATGTTCGTTTGTGGAATTGTACAATGAGGACCTAAGAGATTTATTGTCGGAGGGTCAGGATGATTTCTCGAACGGGACGGAAAACAGCAGTAA encodes:
- the TTI1 gene encoding Tti1p (similar to Saccharomyces cerevisiae YKL033W; ancestral locus Anc_2.541), translating into MSEQFQELKPICVAVSKYAFLPQDAFDGESKELLKHMRELNSTLENIDAQGSDNGKLVEYVFIPISHILNQSQLGRPQTKEVLRTLTQLFRIYWQHEALFSDKLATQLFPILNYLIKNLDQPPNSQSKIVTIDALSIFFTALGNQSYATTFFTDNDFRLLSHLTDVIQFILTILLETPEDHSLQLKICGILSELYRRLLSHEVLSYVLPGNISVLTKVLCIPGVNVNYRVICKVIQLYGYLLMNVYDDLELQTTVPGLEDVAELGKQEITVRKPFRHRDSKWLKATRGQILLALQNCIPVLIKRNNSKINETLVRMISQTLSSCAKSLNNCIPLLIETLLNLGESPSVELYTYSDTVYDIARNKLVMQIPHSLQFHVEQTFNSLQYAIKTGLSNHPNNNVLVKEALEAVVNGLDSLFCSRIKKPNEKILVQSSKVILHGLILEPSEMQLLPSNVIDKKLEYILVQFISEIGQTFQSDSELAETIDYLLNHEGNDNNRIRQSISLFVSATLLHKTTVTDDTSPIDEILVTDTSVITKEEASYTILEYISGLSTLENELTDFSRCCILYSLNIMAQNLQAEFQTELIDFLYPIVEDIISSSPAVRQFATNCVVTLSNVLYQGSIKELILQNVDYMIESISQRLNLGMTGQVTTVLMLVCQMAGYETVLSFKDVLETIFKLLDYYHGYDDLCQQIFQFFEVVTVEMKRLYLPNTDAVYRLGDPHSNHSTFKPWGLTTEDQMERLINSVKTPPTVIDEDLPLGENEPANFQEYFDAKLKIKQEDKDSDDEADDEEEQLKNGPPKVEWISPIPRESYRTLIQFNQYGERLLTHPSKPLKIQILKVMKMVTSMLSTQYDLLLPQVAQVWDSVVRCTSDTDHSIVNAACETLKEIIDYSGDFIAKRFLDLWPYLKKNCALLRETRYKGSFSVSNAVIPKRNFPPVTQNALISMSNMLLSGLQKTEVQWDETDVLDVIQCCLLVVPLRRIAEQSLFLSDICWCLSHDT
- the GLN4 gene encoding glutamine--tRNA ligase (similar to Saccharomyces cerevisiae GLN4 (YOR168W); ancestral locus Anc_6.51): MSTVDELTEQFAAVGFDEPKVKEIVKNKKVAASLSQLLLEASADTEWDKSNRALLHNLATLIKGSDLPHHEWIVEGIVSGDLKTNLQIDSAFKYLKSAGDNATKESLKSESGVGVTVTEDQVRNSVAVYLQDNKDTIMTERYKIVPKLFASIKNLPELKWAEPRYFKPIIDQEVLKMLGPKDERDTVKPKKAKQTKNQQDGKGKKAQAETAKPTRSMFSEGFLGDLHKVGENPQAYPELMVEHLKATAGKVHTRFPPEPNGYLHIGHSKAIMVNFGYAKYHDGVCYLRFDDTNPEAEAPEYFESIKRMVSWLGFEPWKITYSSDYFDKLYELAKVLIKNGKGYICHCTAEEIRRGRGIKEDGQPGGERFGCKHRENSIEKNLEEFENMKEGKYQPGEATLRMKQDFSSPSPQMWDLIAYRVLNAPHPRTGSKWKIYPTYDFTHCLVDSFENITHSLCTTEFYLSRESYEWLCDQVHVFRPAQREYGRLNITGTILSKRKIAKLVEEKIVRGWDDPRLYTLEAIRRRGVPPGAILSFINTLGVTTSVTNIQAVRFESAIRKYLEETTPRLMFVLDPIEVVVDNLPEDHEELVEVPYKAGSAEFGSRTLPFTNRFYIDRSDFSETVDDKEFFRLTPSQSVGLVKVPRTVTFVSVEKDANGHITRLHVNYDSEKKKPKTYIQWVPVSAKYNSPVRIEETRVYNQLFNSENPSAVAGGFLKDINPESEVCHKGSVVEHNFHSVMENKLEVPHTGEFYVKEDPNGKETHRFQGMRVGYFTLDKESTADKIILNEIVGLKDGGSK